Proteins from a single region of Panulirus ornatus isolate Po-2019 chromosome 66, ASM3632096v1, whole genome shotgun sequence:
- the LOC139746724 gene encoding uncharacterized protein: MEGKRLSYSPCNKIPVKNSNLKVHIPLHTVANAFQCSHCQRNFNSRYELVSHMRTHKKEKSYECSLCPKTFSFKNSMVRHTAIHSGEKPYECSHCQKTFSRRSILAQHMSVHSGEKPHQCSQCQKTFSRRGNLMMHMAVHTGEKPFKCSQCQKTFTLRGTLVQHMTVHTGEKPYECSQCQKAFSQRSTLVQHMTIHTGEKPYHCSHCQKTFPRRSNLVLHMTVHTGEKPYKCTQCQKTFSQKGTLVQHMSIHTGEKPYECSHCQKIFSQRSSLMKHTATHTKARQFQCTHCQKIFTKKGHFMRHKAVHSEEKPYKCSLCQNTFTWRRSLVKHMGLHTEGMPYQCSQFQKNSCRSSLSRKLTVHVGVKPYDCFRCQKTSEGSDLVQHIISWHKKEKCDTMSCQQTSEGQVIPFLKAQGSCTAEGVKDGDDGIESITCKKSCFPEMIRTGRQSFEHNHIDDIDIIKEEI, encoded by the coding sequence ATGGAGGGTAAACGATTGTCATATTCGCCATGCAACAAAATACCTGTAAAAAATTCTAACCTGAAAGTCCATATACCTTTGCATACAGTTGCAAATGCTTTCCAGTGCTCTCATTGCCAGAGGAACTTTAACTCACGTTATGAACTTGTAAGTCACATGAGAACTCACAAGAAAGAGAAGTCATATGAATGTTCACTTTGCCCAAAGACCTTCTCCTTTAAGAATAGCATGGTGCGGCATACGGCTATTCattcaggagagaagccatatgaatgctcacattgtcaaaagaccttctcccgtAGGAGTATTTTAGCGCAGCACATGTCTGTTCAttcaggagagaagccacatCAGTGTTcccagtgccaaaagaccttctcccggAGGGGTAATTTAATGATGCACATggctgttcatacaggagaaaagccatttaaatgttcacagtgccaaaagaccttcacCCTAAGAGGtactttagtgcagcacatgacagttcatacaggagagaaaccatatgaatgttcacagtgccaaaaggccTTTTCTCAGAGGAGtactttagtgcagcacatgactattcatacaggagagaagccatatcattgttcacattgccaaaagaccttccccCGTAGGAGTAATTTAGTGCtacacatgactgttcatacaggagagaagccatacaaatgtacacagtgccaaaagaccttttctCAAAAGGGTACTTTAGTGCAGCATATGTCTatccatacaggagagaagccatatgaatgttcacattgccaaaagatcTTCTCACAGAGGAGTAGTTTAATGAAGCACACGGCCACTCATACAAAAGCGAGGCAATTTCAATGCACACATTGCCAAAAGATATTCACCAAGAAGGGTCATTTCATGCGGCATAAGGCTGTTCATTCAGAAGAGAAGCCATATAAATGTTCACTCTGCCAGAATACCTTTACTTGGAGAAGAAGCTTAGTGAAACACATGGGTCTTCATACAGAAGGGATGCCATATCAATGTTCACAGTTCCAAAAGAACTCCTGTCGGAGCAGTTTATCGCGAAAGTTGACTGTTCATGTAGGAGTCAAGCCATATGACTGTTTCCGTTGCCAGAAGACCTCTGAGGGGAGTGACCTTGTGCAGCACATCATTTCTtggcacaaaaaagaaaaatgtgacaCGATGTCATGCCAGCAGACATCTGAAGGTCAAGTGATACCTTTCTTGAAGGCACAGGGATCTTGTACTGCCGAGGGAGTGAAAGACGGTGATGATGGTATAGAATCCATAACCTGCAAGAAGAGCTGTTTCCCAGAAATGATCAGAACTGGCCGACAGTCATTTGAACATAATCATATAGACGATATTGATATTattaaagaagaaatctga